The Colletotrichum destructivum chromosome 8, complete sequence genome includes the window ccggctaCCTCGAGACCGACCCTGCCAACTTCAAGGGCAGCTTCTACTCTGACACTAAGGGCCACGTCGAGGAGGTATGTTGTTACACCCGTTCAAGCTAGCCgtcgagggaggggaaataagaggagaagagaaaaaagtATTTGCTGACAATCACGACTGCCATAGGTCATGAAGCACTACACCAACTGCCTCATCCTCCGCCTGCGCATGCCCGTCAGCGACGACCTGCACTCGCGCAACTTTGTTACCAAGATCGCCAAGTATGACCGGGTCGTCGACATCCCTAATAGCAACACGATTCTTCACGACCTCCTGCCCGCTTCGATCCTCATGGCCGAGCACAAGGACACGGGCATCTACAACTTCACCAATCCGGGCGCCATCTCGCACAACGAGGTGCTCTCCCTGTTCAAGGAGATTGTGCGCCCCAGCTTCACGTGGAAGAACTTCTCACTCGAGGAGCAGGCCAAGGtcatcaaggccggccgTAGCAACTGCAAGCTCGACACGACgaagctggagaagaagctcaaggagtACAACTACACGGTGCCTGAGATCCACGAGGCGTACCGCGGCTGCTTCGAGCGTATGAAGGCCAACGGTGTCGAGTAGATTGACTGAGGCGAGGTCGCGTTCGCCGTATATGGGAAATGGTGGATGTAGAGCAGAAATAGGAGGTGGGGGGGAAACAAACCAAAAGACAGAAGAGCCTATCAGGTTGCTAATCGAAATGCGAAGCAGTTGAAAGAAAAGCATGAATTTGAATGCCGAAATGCCGTGGGTTGATG containing:
- a CDS encoding Putative dTDP-4-dehydrorhamnose reductase family, rmlD-like substrate binding protein, producing the protein MASNGHSANRFLIWGGKGWVANHLKELLEKDGKEVYTTTVRMEDREGVLAELDKVKPTHVLNCAGCTGRPNVDWCEDNKEATMRSNVIGTLNLTDACYLKGIHCTVFATGCIYQYDDAHPIGGAGYLETDPANFKGSFYSDTKGHVEEVMKHYTNCLILRLRMPVSDDLHSRNFVTKIAKYDRVVDIPNSNTILHDLLPASILMAEHKDTGIYNFTNPGAISHNEVLSLFKEIVRPSFTWKNFSLEEQAKVIKAGRSNCKLDTTKLEKKLKEYNYTVPEIHEAYRGCFERMKANGVE